One window of Leifsonia sp. AK011 genomic DNA carries:
- a CDS encoding adenylosuccinate synthase encodes MPAIVIIGAQWGDEGKGKATDLLADRIDYVVKFNGGNNAGHTVVIGDQKYALHLLPSGILTDGVVPVIGNGVVVDIEVLFDELTALASRGVDVSKLVVSANAHVITQYHRTLDKVTERFLGKRQIGTTGRGIGPAYADKINRVGIRIQDIFDENILRQKVEGALHQKNHLLVKIYNRRAIAVDEVVEDLLSYAERLRPMVADTGLLLNKALEAGKTVVFEGGQATMLDVDHGTYPFVTSSNSTSGGAATGSGVAPNRIDRVIGIAKAYVTRVGAGPFPTELHDEWGEWLRTRGFEFGTTTGRPRRTGWYDAPIARYSARINGVTDYVLTKLDILTGLERIPVCVAYDVGGVRFDEVPVSQSDFHHAVPIYEEFPGWSEDISGARTFEDLPKNAQDYVLALEAMSGARISAIGVGPQRDAIVVRHDLLG; translated from the coding sequence ATGCCCGCCATCGTCATCATCGGCGCCCAGTGGGGCGACGAAGGCAAGGGCAAGGCTACTGACCTTCTTGCCGATCGCATCGACTACGTCGTCAAGTTCAACGGCGGCAACAACGCCGGCCACACGGTCGTCATCGGCGACCAGAAGTACGCCCTGCACCTGCTGCCCTCCGGCATCCTCACCGACGGCGTCGTGCCCGTGATCGGCAACGGCGTGGTCGTCGACATCGAGGTGCTCTTCGACGAACTGACTGCGCTCGCGAGCCGTGGGGTGGATGTCTCGAAGCTCGTCGTCAGTGCGAACGCCCATGTCATCACGCAGTACCACCGCACCCTCGACAAGGTCACCGAGCGCTTCCTCGGAAAGCGCCAGATCGGCACCACGGGTCGCGGCATCGGGCCGGCCTATGCCGACAAGATCAACCGCGTCGGCATCCGCATCCAGGACATCTTCGACGAGAACATCCTGCGCCAGAAGGTGGAGGGTGCACTGCACCAGAAGAACCACCTGCTGGTCAAGATCTACAACCGGCGCGCGATCGCGGTGGACGAGGTCGTGGAAGACCTGCTGTCGTACGCCGAGCGCCTGCGCCCGATGGTCGCGGACACCGGTCTCCTCCTCAACAAGGCACTGGAGGCGGGCAAGACCGTCGTCTTCGAGGGCGGCCAGGCGACGATGCTCGATGTCGACCACGGCACCTACCCGTTCGTGACCTCGTCCAACTCCACGAGCGGTGGAGCCGCGACGGGCTCCGGCGTCGCGCCCAACCGCATCGACCGCGTCATCGGCATCGCCAAGGCCTATGTCACGCGCGTCGGCGCCGGCCCGTTCCCGACCGAGCTCCACGATGAGTGGGGTGAGTGGCTGCGCACGCGGGGCTTCGAGTTCGGCACCACCACCGGTCGTCCGCGCCGTACGGGATGGTATGACGCACCCATCGCGCGCTACTCGGCACGCATCAACGGGGTGACCGACTACGTTCTCACCAAGCTCGACATCCTCACGGGTCTCGAGAGGATCCCCGTCTGCGTCGCCTACGACGTCGGGGGCGTGCGGTTCGACGAGGTGCCGGTCAGCCAGAGCGACTTCCACCACGCCGTGCCGATCTACGAGGAGTTCCCCGGCTGGTCGGAGGACATCTCCGGTGCGCGCACCTTCGAGGACCTTCCGAAGAACGCCCAGGACTATGTGCTCGCGCTCGAGGCCATGAGCGGTGCCCGCATCTCGGCGATCGGTGTCGGCCCGCAGCGCGACGCCATCGTGGTGCGCCACGACCTCCTCGGCTAG
- the purL gene encoding phosphoribosylformylglycinamidine synthase subunit PurL, producing MTPISGADTVSNAAATPEKEQPYAALGLKEDEYLKIREILGRRPTSGELAMYSVMWSEHCSYKSSKTYLRQFGQKVNDTMKKNLMVGMGENAGVIDVGEGWAVTFKIESHNHPSYIEPFQGAATGVGGIVRDIISMGARPVAVMDALRFGDIADPDTARVVHGVVSGISFYGNCLGLPNIGGETWFDPVYQANPLVNALAVGVLRHEDLHLANARGVGNKVVLFGARTGGDGIGGASILASDSFSEGGPTKRPAVQVGDPFAEKVLIECCLELFQQDLVEGIQDLGAAGISCATSELASNGDGGMFIELEKVLLRDPTLTAEEILMSESQERMMAIVTPEKLEGFLAVTAKWDVETSVLGEVTDTGRLIINWHGEEIVNVEPRTVAVDGPVYDRPVAYPTWIDALNADTAARLPRSSDLKADLLRLVGTPNLSDKSWLTNQYDRYVMGNTALSFPDDGGMVRVDEESGLGFAVATDANGRYCQLDPYRGAQLALAEAYRNVAATGASPVAVSDCLNFGSPENPEVMWQFSKAVEGLADGCLELEIPVTGGNVSFYNQTGDVPIHPTPVVAVLGVIDDVARRIPSGWQDEGNNIYLLGVTRDELDGSAWAGAIHNHLGGVPPMVDLAAERKLAGLIAGGAQESLIASAHDLADGGLGQALVESVLRFGVGARVWLTEIMERDGVDATAALFSESAGRMLVSVPREDDVKFRGLCEGRGYPVLRIGVTENSGTLEIQDEFTLTVSELRGIHTETLPAAFGPLVGAS from the coding sequence GTGACCCCCATCTCCGGTGCTGACACCGTTTCGAATGCCGCCGCGACCCCCGAGAAGGAGCAGCCGTATGCGGCGCTCGGACTCAAGGAGGACGAGTACCTGAAGATCCGCGAGATCCTCGGTCGTCGCCCCACGAGCGGCGAGCTCGCGATGTACTCGGTGATGTGGAGCGAGCACTGCTCCTACAAGTCCTCGAAGACCTACCTGCGCCAGTTCGGCCAGAAGGTCAACGACACCATGAAGAAGAACCTCATGGTCGGCATGGGCGAGAACGCCGGTGTCATCGACGTGGGTGAGGGATGGGCTGTCACCTTCAAGATCGAGAGCCACAACCACCCCAGCTACATCGAACCCTTCCAGGGTGCGGCAACGGGCGTGGGTGGCATCGTGCGCGACATCATCTCCATGGGCGCTCGCCCGGTTGCCGTGATGGATGCCCTCCGCTTCGGTGACATCGCTGACCCCGACACCGCGCGGGTTGTCCACGGTGTCGTCTCCGGTATCTCGTTCTACGGGAACTGCCTGGGCCTGCCCAACATCGGCGGCGAGACCTGGTTCGACCCGGTGTACCAGGCGAACCCGCTCGTCAACGCTCTGGCGGTCGGGGTGCTGCGCCACGAGGACCTGCACCTCGCCAACGCGCGCGGCGTGGGCAACAAGGTCGTGCTGTTCGGGGCCCGCACGGGCGGCGACGGCATCGGCGGCGCATCCATTCTCGCGAGCGACAGCTTCTCCGAGGGTGGCCCCACCAAGCGCCCCGCTGTGCAGGTCGGCGACCCCTTCGCGGAGAAGGTCCTCATCGAGTGCTGCCTCGAGCTCTTCCAGCAGGATCTCGTCGAGGGCATCCAGGATCTGGGTGCCGCCGGCATCTCGTGCGCGACGTCGGAGCTTGCTTCCAACGGCGACGGTGGAATGTTCATCGAGCTCGAGAAGGTGCTCCTGCGTGACCCCACCCTCACGGCCGAGGAGATCCTCATGTCGGAGAGCCAGGAGCGCATGATGGCGATCGTCACGCCGGAGAAGCTCGAGGGCTTCCTCGCGGTGACCGCCAAGTGGGATGTCGAGACGAGCGTGCTCGGCGAGGTCACCGACACCGGCCGTCTCATCATCAACTGGCACGGCGAGGAGATCGTCAACGTCGAGCCCCGCACGGTCGCCGTCGACGGCCCCGTCTACGACCGTCCCGTCGCTTACCCGACCTGGATCGACGCGCTCAACGCGGACACTGCAGCTCGCCTCCCGCGCTCCTCCGACCTCAAGGCCGACCTGCTCCGCCTCGTCGGCACACCGAACCTCTCCGACAAGTCCTGGCTGACCAACCAGTACGACCGCTACGTCATGGGCAATACCGCGCTGAGCTTCCCCGACGACGGAGGCATGGTCCGCGTCGATGAGGAGTCCGGCCTGGGCTTCGCCGTGGCGACGGATGCCAATGGCCGCTACTGCCAGCTCGACCCCTACCGCGGCGCCCAGCTCGCCCTTGCCGAGGCCTACCGCAACGTCGCGGCGACGGGCGCGAGCCCGGTCGCCGTCTCGGACTGCCTCAACTTCGGCTCGCCCGAGAACCCCGAGGTCATGTGGCAGTTCAGCAAGGCCGTCGAGGGCCTGGCCGACGGATGCCTCGAGCTCGAGATCCCCGTCACCGGCGGCAACGTCTCCTTCTACAACCAGACCGGCGATGTTCCGATCCACCCCACGCCGGTCGTTGCGGTGCTCGGTGTCATCGATGATGTGGCCCGTCGCATCCCCTCGGGCTGGCAGGACGAGGGCAACAACATCTACCTGCTCGGTGTCACGCGTGACGAGTTGGATGGTTCGGCCTGGGCCGGTGCCATCCACAACCACCTCGGTGGTGTGCCGCCCATGGTCGACCTCGCCGCAGAACGCAAGCTCGCCGGCCTCATTGCTGGCGGAGCGCAGGAGAGCCTCATCGCCTCGGCCCACGACCTCGCCGACGGTGGTCTCGGTCAGGCGCTCGTCGAGAGCGTGCTGCGGTTCGGTGTCGGCGCGCGCGTTTGGCTCACCGAGATCATGGAGCGCGACGGCGTCGACGCCACGGCTGCGTTGTTCAGCGAGTCGGCGGGACGGATGCTCGTGAGCGTGCCCCGCGAGGACGACGTGAAGTTCCGCGGCCTCTGTGAGGGGCGCGGGTACCCTGTGCTCCGTATCGGTGTCACCGAGAATTCCGGAACCCTCGAGATCCAGGATGAGTTCACGCTCACCGTGAGCGAGCTGCGCGGCATCCACACGGAGACCCTGCCCGCGGCCTTCGGGCCGCTCGTCGGCGCGAGCTAA
- a CDS encoding sigma-70 family RNA polymerase sigma factor has product MHSPQVDPRSDAELIAAVRSGDPSAFGVLYARHAPAATAMARYYSRDDFTADDLVSDAFEKTYSTLRAGGGPDVSFRAYVYTAIRRQAYELTEKGRRTQVTDDFTPFEMPEEINDPAVDTFENRMVTTAFAGLPERWQAVLWYLEVEGMRPPEVAVLLGLTANGVSALAYRAREGLRESYLQAHVSSDSRTAECEALRRKLGAYANGSLAARESAKVEKHVEECAECSAILVELRDVGHGLRVIIAPLILGGAATAGLVGGAQASPATAAALPGRGVRNGSRVSLAVGAALAIAVVAAVAVVASIALAPSEDSALEQPAAPAESSAPLSPSTAPTATPTPTPTPTPVPSAPPTRTAPPTPPPVSPPTQPTKPTPTPTPTVTPPPALPELEVAMDDLGALVLGRDGMLGGRATNVGSGEAKQLVMTFRLPAGVDLDSVRSVRSSGVDWACSQSGTDVACKAATLAAGSSSTVYIPVTVSTAADVVEVPAVEVRAHNVGPVAAAAPWPVLDRGLGTRFVADGALASTSVGASFLTCDVSLPGCAEALAREGDSTAWNNQQWNLIAEDAAGTGSVSSSTTLTMPQGADVAFAGLYWSAPEPAGDTDAAIGSLTLRSPSGDSSPITAARVDRTIVSGVDSYQAFADVTSIVAAGGAGSWAASAPRIGPGASAVPLDVVGSGVSAGWALVVVYEDSSLSAGRVAVFDGFEPVTSSDVSFVVAGLPNSQVTAGVVAWEGDAGTGGDSLSLDGVTLARSEADAPADNHFYSYAVGSAVANTFGVDVGSFLPTPLASSRATLSASTTGDQYAIGVVTVTTR; this is encoded by the coding sequence ATGCACTCACCGCAGGTCGACCCACGAAGCGACGCCGAGCTGATCGCCGCCGTGCGATCCGGCGACCCTTCGGCGTTCGGCGTGCTGTATGCCAGGCATGCACCGGCGGCCACCGCGATGGCTCGCTACTACTCGCGGGACGACTTCACCGCAGACGACCTCGTGAGCGACGCCTTCGAGAAGACGTACTCCACCCTGCGAGCCGGGGGAGGCCCCGACGTCTCATTCCGCGCCTACGTCTACACCGCGATCCGCCGCCAGGCCTACGAGCTCACGGAGAAGGGCCGTCGCACCCAGGTCACCGACGACTTCACGCCTTTCGAGATGCCCGAGGAGATCAACGACCCGGCCGTCGACACCTTCGAGAACCGCATGGTCACGACGGCATTCGCCGGCCTCCCCGAGCGCTGGCAGGCGGTGCTCTGGTACCTCGAGGTCGAGGGGATGCGCCCGCCGGAGGTTGCCGTGCTGCTCGGGCTCACCGCCAACGGAGTTTCGGCTCTCGCCTACCGTGCCAGGGAGGGACTGCGTGAGTCCTACCTTCAGGCGCACGTTTCATCGGACTCCCGCACGGCCGAGTGTGAGGCGCTTCGCCGCAAACTGGGTGCCTACGCCAATGGCTCGCTCGCCGCTCGTGAATCGGCGAAGGTCGAGAAGCACGTCGAGGAATGCGCCGAGTGCTCCGCGATCCTCGTCGAACTCCGGGACGTCGGGCATGGACTTCGGGTCATCATCGCGCCCCTCATCCTCGGTGGCGCCGCGACGGCGGGTCTCGTTGGTGGTGCGCAGGCGAGCCCGGCGACTGCGGCGGCACTTCCCGGTCGGGGTGTGCGCAACGGGTCGCGGGTCAGCCTGGCCGTCGGTGCGGCGCTGGCGATAGCCGTCGTGGCGGCTGTCGCGGTCGTGGCATCCATCGCGCTCGCCCCGAGTGAGGACTCGGCCCTGGAGCAGCCGGCCGCACCGGCTGAGAGCTCGGCCCCGCTGAGCCCGTCGACTGCGCCCACGGCAACCCCGACTCCCACGCCGACGCCGACGCCGGTTCCCTCCGCCCCGCCGACGCGCACCGCGCCTCCCACTCCGCCGCCGGTCAGCCCGCCTACGCAACCGACGAAGCCCACGCCCACTCCGACTCCGACGGTCACGCCGCCGCCTGCTCTCCCCGAGCTCGAGGTGGCGATGGACGACCTGGGCGCCCTGGTGCTCGGTCGAGACGGCATGCTCGGGGGGCGCGCCACCAACGTTGGTTCCGGAGAGGCGAAGCAGCTCGTCATGACGTTCCGCCTCCCGGCGGGAGTGGATCTCGATTCCGTGCGTTCCGTCCGGTCCTCGGGCGTCGACTGGGCGTGCTCCCAGTCGGGCACGGATGTCGCGTGCAAAGCTGCCACGCTCGCCGCCGGTTCCTCCTCCACCGTCTACATCCCCGTGACGGTCTCGACGGCCGCCGACGTCGTGGAGGTGCCCGCCGTCGAGGTGCGCGCGCACAACGTGGGGCCCGTGGCGGCTGCGGCACCCTGGCCGGTTCTCGACCGCGGCCTCGGTACTCGCTTCGTCGCGGATGGGGCGCTCGCGTCGACCTCGGTCGGGGCATCCTTCCTGACCTGCGATGTGAGCCTGCCGGGCTGCGCTGAAGCACTGGCGCGCGAGGGCGATAGTACGGCGTGGAACAACCAGCAGTGGAATCTCATCGCAGAAGACGCCGCGGGCACTGGTTCCGTCTCATCGAGCACCACCCTCACGATGCCGCAGGGTGCCGACGTGGCGTTCGCGGGGCTGTACTGGTCGGCACCAGAACCGGCCGGCGATACGGATGCGGCGATCGGGTCGCTCACTCTTCGCTCCCCGAGCGGCGACTCCTCGCCGATCACCGCGGCCCGGGTCGACCGCACCATCGTCTCCGGTGTCGACAGCTACCAGGCATTCGCCGACGTGACATCCATCGTCGCGGCGGGGGGAGCCGGTTCCTGGGCAGCGAGTGCCCCGCGCATCGGACCGGGTGCCAGCGCAGTTCCCCTCGATGTCGTGGGGAGTGGGGTGAGCGCCGGGTGGGCTCTCGTGGTCGTGTACGAGGACTCCTCCCTGAGCGCGGGCCGCGTTGCCGTCTTCGACGGCTTCGAGCCCGTGACGAGTTCCGACGTGTCGTTTGTCGTCGCGGGACTTCCCAATTCGCAGGTCACCGCGGGCGTTGTTGCGTGGGAGGGTGACGCCGGAACCGGTGGAGACAGCCTGTCACTCGACGGGGTGACGCTGGCCCGGTCCGAGGCCGACGCCCCGGCCGACAACCACTTCTACTCCTACGCGGTGGGCTCCGCCGTGGCGAACACTTTCGGGGTCGATGTCGGGAGCTTCCTTCCCACTCCGCTTGCCTCTTCTCGGGCCACACTCTCCGCGTCGACAACGGGCGATCAGTACGCCATCGGAGTGGTCACGGTCACCACGCGATAG
- a CDS encoding GNAT family N-acetyltransferase — MTASTPLPRILRGQFITLEPLSPSDADELYEAIGHPSVFAGGYGGGPAGFAPTIEGFREFVAEYYPWARGITYGARLQGGPEAGRLVGTSTLSDFDEPREHAHIGWTAWSPTVWGTAVNPEAKLLMLGEAFDHGFGRVKLQADALNSRSRAAILKLGATFEGIVRRDMLRADATWRDSAVYSVTIDDWPRVRSALRERLERFDAPVAPASADDRAANDD; from the coding sequence ATGACCGCTTCCACGCCGCTCCCTCGGATCCTTCGCGGCCAGTTCATCACCCTTGAACCACTGTCGCCGTCGGACGCCGACGAGTTGTACGAGGCGATCGGGCATCCCTCCGTTTTCGCGGGTGGATACGGCGGTGGCCCTGCCGGGTTCGCCCCCACGATCGAGGGCTTCCGGGAGTTCGTGGCCGAGTACTACCCGTGGGCTCGCGGAATCACCTACGGCGCCCGGCTGCAGGGCGGACCCGAGGCCGGCCGCCTTGTCGGAACCTCGACGCTCTCCGACTTCGACGAACCCCGCGAGCATGCGCACATCGGCTGGACGGCGTGGTCTCCGACCGTGTGGGGCACCGCGGTCAATCCCGAAGCAAAGCTGCTGATGCTCGGTGAGGCGTTCGACCACGGCTTCGGTCGGGTCAAGCTCCAGGCTGATGCTCTCAACTCGCGGTCGCGTGCTGCGATCCTCAAGCTCGGCGCCACCTTCGAGGGCATCGTGCGCCGGGACATGCTGCGAGCGGATGCCACGTGGCGCGACTCCGCCGTCTACTCCGTGACCATCGACGACTGGCCGCGGGTGCGCTCCGCCCTTCGCGAGCGGCTGGAGCGTTTCGATGCTCCGGTTGCGCCCGCGAGTGCGGATGATCGTGCGGCCAACGACGACTAG
- a CDS encoding chorismate mutase has protein sequence MSQPTPVELASLRQSIDNIDAALVHLLAERFKFTQQVGVLKAARGLPASDPDREAIQVARLRALAEESHLDPAFAEKFLGFIVAEVIHHHESIATGAIAVSDEQ, from the coding sequence ATGAGCCAGCCCACTCCCGTCGAACTTGCCTCGCTGCGCCAGAGCATCGACAACATCGATGCGGCACTCGTTCACCTGCTAGCGGAGCGGTTCAAGTTCACGCAGCAGGTTGGTGTGCTCAAAGCTGCTCGCGGGCTCCCGGCATCCGACCCCGATCGCGAGGCGATTCAGGTAGCACGGTTGCGGGCGCTCGCCGAGGAATCCCATCTCGATCCGGCTTTTGCGGAGAAGTTCCTCGGATTCATCGTCGCCGAGGTCATCCACCACCACGAGTCGATCGCGACGGGCGCCATCGCCGTCAGCGACGAGCAGTAG